Part of the Halorussus sp. MSC15.2 genome, GGCGTCCGGAGCGTCGTCGGGGTCGCCCTCCCCGCGCCAGAACCAGTCGCCGGGGTTCGGGGCGTCCTCGTCGGTCTCGCCTGCGTCGAGTTCGTCCAAATCGATTCTGTCGGTCATGGTCTGGAGTCGCGCCGTGGGGGACGCTATCTAGCCACAGTATCGACGCAGACGGGGTTAAGCCTGTCCCCGAGACGGCCGGACCGGAGTGAACTCGTCGCTCGCCGAGGGGTCAGCGTTTTCACCGATGGCGACGTGTCTCGGACCGAGATGGGTCTGGCCGACCGGAACCGACCGAGGCAGATTCTCGGCGCTATCGCGGGCGGGGTCGTCGGGATGGCCGCGATGTCGATAGCCTTCGCGTTGCTCGAAGTCGAGACGCGCTACGAGGTGGGCATCTTCGCCGGTATCGCGCGGTTCGTGATGCTGCCCGGTAACCTGCTGTTCGGGTTCCTCGTCTTCGTCGCTTTCGGAGCGGTGGTCTGGCCGCTGTTGTTCGTCCTCTTCGAGGACCGCATTCCGGGCGGTCCCGACCCCGCGCGGCGGGGACTGGTGTTCGCCACGCTGCTCTGGGTGCTGTTCGCGCTCACCGGCAGCGGCGAGGTGACCGGCGCGACCCTGCTCATCTACGGCAGTCTGACGCTGGTCGGGCATCTCGCCTACGGGTTCATCCTCGGGGCGGTGTACGGTCGCATCCGCCCGGACTTCTCGGTGTCGGAGGTCCGGGAGAGTCGGGAGGTGCCGTGACGCCCCGTAGAGATACAAAGGTAAACGTCGAACCTCGCCACGAGTCGTAATGTGGGGGTATCTGCTCGGACTCGCGGGAGTCGTGCTCGCGCTCGTCGCCGCCGGACTCGCCGTTCGCCGGGCGAGTTCCTCTCGGCCGATGGCCGACGGCGGATTTCTCACCGGCCGCGGAACCAGTTACGGGAAGGCGTTCGGCGTCGCCCGGTGGCTCACGACGCTCGACCACAAGGACATCGGTCTGCTGTACATCGTCTTCGGCGTGGTCGCGGGGCTGTGGGGCGGCATCGACGCGATGATGATACGGACCGAGTTGGTGACGCCGCCCGCGGACGTCTGGGACGTGGAGACGTACAACGAACTGTTCACCACGCACGGCATCACGATGCTGTTCCTGTTCGTGACGCCCGTGTTCACCGGCATCGCGAACTACTTCGTTCCGCTGCTCGTCGGCGCGGACGACATGGCGTTCCCGCGCATCAACGCCATCGCGTTCTGGCTCCTCCCGCCGTCGCTGCTGTTCATCCGGGCGGGGCTGGTTACGGAAGTGCTGGCGAAGGTCCTGCAGGCCGGGGGACTGGTGGTGGAGGCGCTGTTCGCGCTCGAACCGCCCGCAATCGGGTGGACGATGTACACGCCGATGTCGATAGAGGTGGGGAACCCGCAGGTGGACGTGTTCCTGCTCGGACTCCACCTCTCGGGCGTCGCCACGACGATGGGCGCGATAAACCTCGTCGTCACCGTCTTCACCGAGCGCGCCGAGGACGTCGAGTGGGCCGACCTCGACATCTTCTCGTGGGCCATCGTCACGATGTCGGGTCTCATCCTGTTCGCGTTCCCCATCCTCGGGAGTACGCTCGTGATGCTCCTGCTCGACCGCAACTTCGGGACGACGTTCTTCCTGTCGCCCGGCGGCGGCCCCCTGCTCTACCAGCACCTGTTCTGGTTCTTCGGCCATCCGGAGGTGTACATCATCGTCCTCCCCGCGTTCGGACTGATAAGCCTCATCCTGCCGAAGTTCGTCGGGCGGCGGCTGTTCGGGTTCACGTTCGTAGTCTATTCGACGCTGGCAATCGGCGTCCTGAGCTTCGGCGTCTGGGCGCACCACATGTTCACGACCGGCATCGACCCCCGGATTCGGGCGTCGTTCATGGCGGTCTCCGTCGCCATCGCGGTGCCGAGCGCGGTCAAGGTGTTCAACTGGCTCGCGACCCTCTGGTACGGTCGAATCAGACTCACCGCGCCCGTCATCTTCCTGCTCGGGGGCATCTCCATCTTC contains:
- a CDS encoding DUF6789 family protein, with amino-acid sequence MGLADRNRPRQILGAIAGGVVGMAAMSIAFALLEVETRYEVGIFAGIARFVMLPGNLLFGFLVFVAFGAVVWPLLFVLFEDRIPGGPDPARRGLVFATLLWVLFALTGSGEVTGATLLIYGSLTLVGHLAYGFILGAVYGRIRPDFSVSEVRESREVP
- a CDS encoding cbb3-type cytochrome c oxidase subunit I produces the protein MWGYLLGLAGVVLALVAAGLAVRRASSSRPMADGGFLTGRGTSYGKAFGVARWLTTLDHKDIGLLYIVFGVVAGLWGGIDAMMIRTELVTPPADVWDVETYNELFTTHGITMLFLFVTPVFTGIANYFVPLLVGADDMAFPRINAIAFWLLPPSLLFIRAGLVTEVLAKVLQAGGLVVEALFALEPPAIGWTMYTPMSIEVGNPQVDVFLLGLHLSGVATTMGAINLVVTVFTERAEDVEWADLDIFSWAIVTMSGLILFAFPILGSTLVMLLLDRNFGTTFFLSPGGGPLLYQHLFWFFGHPEVYIIVLPAFGLISLILPKFVGRRLFGFTFVVYSTLAIGVLSFGVWAHHMFTTGIDPRIRASFMAVSVAIAVPSAVKVFNWLATLWYGRIRLTAPVIFLLGGISIFIVGGVTGVFLASIPVDLLVHGTYYVVGHFHLILMGIIPFTMFAASYYWFPLLTGRMYNRRLARVQAVVTIVGGFVAFLPMMVLGMEGLPRRYAQYPPGFTFLNQVSTLGAYLIGAGVVVWLYNVAQSLRVGPRVEDADVWDLKETDQFSREWQWFERRLEERRGELEGDD